One genomic region from Saprospiraceae bacterium encodes:
- a CDS encoding rhodanese-like domain-containing protein, translating to MMDISVSELKSKMEDKEDFVLLDVRELYEYDEFNLGGRLIPLGELMSQLDTISVDKNKEIVVYCRSGNRSAMAKQILQQSGYTQVRNLLGGIMDWEASFGQSRP from the coding sequence ATTATGGATATATCTGTAAGCGAATTAAAATCAAAAATGGAGGACAAAGAAGATTTTGTGCTTCTTGATGTCAGAGAGCTCTACGAATACGATGAGTTTAACCTTGGTGGCAGGCTCATTCCACTGGGCGAATTAATGAGTCAATTAGACACTATTTCGGTCGACAAAAACAAAGAAATCGTGGTTTATTGCCGATCTGGTAACCGCAGCGCCATGGCCAAACAAATACTTCAGCAATCCGGGTATACGCAAGTGAGAAACCTGTTGGGTGGAATCATGGATTGGGAGGCTTCTTTTGGACAGTCAAGACCCTAA
- a CDS encoding class I SAM-dependent methyltransferase, translating to MLFHERLYNYSDTHSYSMPVYLDQLDRETGLTTVNPFMSCGPVMGRWLIQISEWIQPKHILEIGTFTGYSALCLAQGLQSDGIITCLEVNEEYESIIRKYFAIAEKSNQLNLIIGDAIDTLDQLIDQYDLVFIDANKQIYEVLYEKVVTKMSPGGIILIDNVLWYGNVLSEHMDKETQAIHAFNRHVHHDPRVKSFILPIRDGITLIKKL from the coding sequence ATGCTATTTCATGAACGCCTGTATAATTACAGCGATACCCATAGTTATTCGATGCCAGTATATCTTGATCAATTGGATCGTGAGACCGGACTTACTACCGTCAATCCATTTATGTCCTGTGGACCCGTCATGGGAAGATGGCTGATCCAAATCAGTGAATGGATTCAACCAAAACACATTCTGGAGATAGGCACTTTTACCGGTTACTCTGCGCTATGCCTTGCTCAAGGTTTGCAATCAGATGGCATTATAACTTGCCTTGAAGTCAATGAAGAGTATGAATCTATCATCAGGAAATACTTTGCGATAGCAGAAAAATCGAATCAACTAAATTTAATTATAGGGGATGCGATAGACACCCTGGATCAATTGATTGACCAATACGACCTGGTCTTCATCGATGCCAACAAACAAATCTACGAAGTGCTATATGAGAAAGTCGTCACAAAAATGTCTCCCGGTGGCATTATATTGATAGATAATGTATTATGGTATGGTAATGTCCTTTCAGAGCATATGGACAAAGAGACCCAAGCCATCCATGCATTTAACCGCCATGTACATCATGATCCGAGAGTGAAAAGTTTCATTTTACCTATCCGTGATGGAATCACTCTAATCAAAAAGCTTTAA
- a CDS encoding leucyl/phenylalanyl-tRNA--protein transferase: MPPLLIQHDGYPVDFGSYNLEYDHEEGLVAVGANFYPETLISAYTSGLFPWFIQDKLPYWFCPDPRMVLFVDQLKISKSMRNVFNKNIFQYSCDTEFEQVISQCASIERKGQQATWIDAHFKSAYLELHRLGYAHTFEVWSDRQLVGGLYGVGIGKVFFGESMFAKKDNASKAAFIQGVKFLNANGFEIIDCQVYSDHLSSLGAQNVDRKYFLAILKEHVLPSVLDGKNWKALFTKLITH, from the coding sequence ATGCCACCTCTTCTTATCCAGCATGATGGATATCCGGTCGATTTCGGTTCATACAATTTAGAATACGATCATGAAGAAGGCCTGGTAGCCGTTGGAGCCAATTTTTATCCTGAAACTTTAATCAGCGCTTATACTTCTGGGTTGTTTCCATGGTTTATTCAGGACAAGCTGCCTTATTGGTTTTGTCCAGATCCCCGAATGGTTCTCTTTGTAGATCAGCTTAAGATATCTAAAAGTATGCGTAATGTATTCAATAAAAATATTTTTCAATACTCTTGTGATACTGAATTTGAGCAGGTGATCTCTCAGTGCGCCTCCATTGAAAGAAAAGGACAGCAGGCTACATGGATTGATGCGCATTTTAAGTCTGCCTATTTAGAGCTGCACCGTCTTGGCTACGCACATACTTTTGAAGTGTGGTCTGACCGCCAACTGGTGGGTGGACTATATGGCGTCGGTATAGGCAAAGTTTTCTTTGGGGAATCCATGTTTGCCAAAAAAGACAATGCTTCAAAAGCTGCGTTTATTCAAGGTGTTAAATTTTTAAATGCCAACGGATTTGAGATCATCGATTGCCAGGTCTATTCGGATCACCTCTCGAGCCTTGGGGCTCAAAATGTTGATAGAAAATATTTTTTAGCAATTTTAAAAGAGCATGTATTACCCTCTGTTTTGGATGGTAAAAACTGGAAAGCACTATTCACTAAACTTATCACACATTGA
- a CDS encoding ATP-dependent Clp protease adaptor ClpS — MNTYTKYHEDEEVLVDDLNLDYGDPSALIVYNDDVNTFDWVIECLMDICGHSFEQSEQLSLIIHFKGKATVKTAPLDSLKPLKDALVDRGLSAVIEGVKQTN, encoded by the coding sequence ATGAATACCTATACTAAATATCATGAGGATGAAGAAGTCTTAGTCGATGATCTGAATCTCGATTATGGTGATCCTTCAGCTTTGATCGTCTACAATGATGATGTAAATACATTTGATTGGGTCATAGAATGTCTAATGGATATCTGCGGGCATTCATTTGAGCAATCAGAGCAGTTGTCATTAATCATTCATTTTAAAGGCAAGGCTACAGTAAAGACTGCTCCACTAGACTCGCTCAAGCCGTTGAAAGACGCCTTGGTCGACAGAGGTCTGTCGGCAGTAATAGAAGGAGTAAAGCAGACCAATTGA
- a CDS encoding FkbM family methyltransferase, protein MSWAERYGLWRSWLMYYGKPFNQRRLKGFYSGFIGKGDLVFDIGAHLGNRSEAWLALGARVIAAEPQPICVQYLQKRFLSNEHFYLLKAVVGAEAGTTIFNISARSPTISTARQLDWQYSINQYSWKPSTWDKQLQVQVVTLDMMIQDYGMPSFCKIDTEGFEWEVIQGLNHAIETISLEYLAFDLERIIRCLKKLNTLGSYHCNFSPGESQRWMYSQWVPVNEFTNILEHSPFPHRFGDIYLTMNKNIIESS, encoded by the coding sequence TTGAGCTGGGCTGAACGATATGGATTATGGAGGTCGTGGTTGATGTACTACGGCAAACCATTTAACCAAAGGCGGCTCAAAGGTTTTTATTCCGGCTTCATTGGCAAAGGTGATCTGGTATTCGACATTGGTGCCCATTTAGGTAATCGATCCGAAGCCTGGTTAGCTCTTGGAGCTCGGGTCATCGCTGCAGAGCCACAACCGATTTGTGTGCAGTATCTGCAAAAACGATTTTTATCCAATGAGCATTTTTATTTACTCAAGGCCGTGGTTGGCGCAGAAGCTGGCACTACCATATTTAATATTAGCGCCAGGAGCCCAACGATCTCTACAGCCCGACAACTTGATTGGCAATATAGTATCAACCAATACTCCTGGAAGCCATCCACCTGGGACAAACAGCTGCAGGTACAGGTAGTCACTTTGGATATGATGATCCAAGATTATGGGATGCCTTCATTCTGCAAGATTGATACAGAAGGGTTTGAATGGGAAGTTATCCAGGGGTTGAATCATGCCATTGAGACCATCTCTTTAGAATATCTTGCCTTTGATCTGGAAAGAATCATACGTTGTTTGAAAAAACTAAACACATTAGGTAGCTATCACTGCAATTTTTCCCCGGGAGAAAGCCAGCGTTGGATGTATAGCCAGTGGGTGCCTGTCAATGAGTTTACGAACATACTGGAGCATTCGCCCTTCCCTCATCGATTTGGTGATATCTATTTAACCATGAATAAAAATATCATTGAGTCATCCTGA
- a CDS encoding dCTP deaminase has translation MILSDHKILEAIELKLIVIEPFRKECLGTNSYDVHLGKYLSIYDSHELDAKKHNKVIESEIGPDGFLMQPGVIYLGVTEEYTETHHAVPFLEGKSSIGRLGIDIHATAGKGDVGFCNYWTLELSCVQPVRIYAGMPIGQLIYFAVDGEILRSYNTKTDAKYTTRSPKPLESMMWKNKF, from the coding sequence ATGATATTATCTGACCACAAAATACTAGAGGCTATTGAGCTCAAATTGATTGTCATCGAACCCTTTCGTAAAGAATGCCTGGGTACTAATAGTTATGATGTGCATCTTGGTAAATATTTATCCATTTATGATTCGCATGAGTTGGATGCCAAAAAACACAATAAAGTAATTGAATCAGAGATAGGACCAGATGGATTTTTGATGCAACCCGGGGTAATCTACCTGGGTGTAACTGAGGAATACACGGAGACGCACCATGCTGTACCTTTTCTGGAAGGAAAGTCAAGCATAGGTCGCCTTGGCATTGATATCCACGCCACCGCGGGTAAAGGGGATGTAGGTTTTTGTAACTATTGGACTTTGGAGCTTTCCTGCGTGCAGCCTGTACGTATATATGCAGGTATGCCGATCGGTCAACTAATCTATTTTGCGGTTGACGGTGAGATTTTAAGGTCCTATAACACCAAAACCGATGCAAAATACACTACCCGAAGCCCTAAGCCACTCGAGTCAATGATGTGGAAGAATAAATTTTAG
- a CDS encoding DMT family transporter — protein sequence MKEEFKAYISIHLAVILFGFTAILGAVITLPAMILVWWRVMIAGIGLTFFLRDFHFLRTISRLQLLRFIGIGSIISIHWVLFFLSVKLAGASVCLVCMATTCLFVSFIEPILLRKTFRKLDIGIALLIVPGMAMVVQSLEVSRYPGVLAGLSSAFLAAIFSTLNKKYIRNITIWQLSWIEMWSAFLTLSLILIISIPLVGAWEWWPASTDWVYLLILGFVCTTLGHAMSLYALKSISAFALNLVINLEPVYGMVLAALMLGENKTLAPGFYVGATLIILSVFSYPIIQKRLAHAIS from the coding sequence ATGAAAGAAGAATTTAAAGCTTATATATCCATCCATCTTGCAGTCATATTGTTTGGTTTCACAGCTATACTGGGTGCTGTGATCACACTTCCTGCCATGATCCTGGTGTGGTGGAGAGTGATGATTGCAGGCATTGGACTTACTTTTTTTCTAAGAGACTTCCACTTTTTAAGGACGATATCCAGATTACAACTCCTGCGATTCATCGGAATAGGTAGTATTATCTCAATTCATTGGGTCTTATTTTTCTTATCTGTCAAATTGGCTGGCGCCTCGGTGTGCCTGGTATGTATGGCTACCACTTGTTTATTTGTCAGTTTTATCGAGCCTATACTTTTGAGAAAGACTTTTAGAAAACTCGATATTGGAATTGCCCTCCTGATAGTACCTGGTATGGCGATGGTCGTGCAAAGCCTGGAGGTCTCACGATATCCGGGAGTATTGGCAGGATTGTCCAGTGCCTTTTTAGCAGCGATTTTTTCAACTTTAAATAAAAAATACATCCGAAATATCACTATTTGGCAATTATCATGGATCGAAATGTGGAGTGCATTTCTGACCCTCAGTTTGATCCTTATCATCAGTATACCATTGGTAGGAGCCTGGGAGTGGTGGCCAGCAAGTACCGATTGGGTGTACCTATTGATACTGGGATTTGTGTGTACCACTCTAGGGCATGCTATGTCCTTATATGCACTCAAATCCATATCTGCATTTGCGCTCAACCTGGTGATCAATCTTGAACCGGTATATGGAATGGTCCTCGCTGCACTTATGTTAGGAGAAAACAAAACTTTAGCTCCTGGTTTTTATGTAGGAGCTACTTTGATCATATTATCTGTATTTTCTTACCCCATCATTCAAAAAAGATTAGCCCATGCTATTTCATGA
- a CDS encoding redoxin domain-containing protein, whose amino-acid sequence MNIGQVAPHFSLFDTNRSLVNLSDKIGQKIILFFFPAAWTSVCSKEMCSVGDDLSFYQKLGAEVIGISVDSPFALKRFKEDKDLQYTLLSDFNKGVIRAYDVYREDFVCDMHGVAERAVIVIGSNGTIQYREVLENAGHLPDFEALKRALETID is encoded by the coding sequence ATGAATATAGGTCAGGTTGCTCCTCATTTTTCTCTTTTTGATACCAATAGATCATTGGTCAATCTTTCAGACAAAATTGGACAAAAAATTATCTTATTTTTTTTCCCTGCTGCCTGGACCAGTGTATGCTCCAAGGAGATGTGTTCTGTAGGCGACGATTTGTCCTTTTATCAAAAACTGGGAGCTGAAGTGATTGGCATCTCTGTAGATTCTCCTTTTGCGCTCAAACGATTTAAAGAAGATAAAGACTTGCAGTATACCTTGTTGAGTGATTTTAACAAAGGCGTGATCAGAGCATATGATGTATACCGGGAGGATTTTGTTTGTGATATGCACGGAGTTGCAGAACGGGCCGTTATTGTAATTGGCAGTAATGGAACGATCCAATACCGTGAAGTGTTGGAGAATGCAGGCCACCTACCGGATTTTGAGGCGCTTAAGCGAGCTTTAGAAACCATTGATTAA
- the hemW gene encoding radical SAM family heme chaperone HemW: MVLNYKEAAILLPNSMAGIYIHIPFCKQACVYCNFHFSTNMKLKGVLLDALLEEITLKSNYLNGALIQTIYFGGGTPSLLTDFEIRQILDRIAKHHPIDPGVEITFESNPDDLHPAYLKELYEIGINRLSIGIQSFIPEDMTYMHRAHTPSQSIEAVLYSQDAGFGNISVDLIYGVPHSTIQTWQKNLAKVFELKVQHLSCYALTIEPRTALAHKIKMNLAPAPDDEETISQLNHLMDLSPQYGFEQYEISNYSLHGFRSRHNSSYWHGDHYLGLGPSAHSYDGNSRHWNVANNATYIQNIREGRPYFEQETLNDSMRYNEYIMTSIRTKEGISFQKIDEQFKPHFVSLISKWLEQGFITKKSAFYSLTRMGVFIADKISADLFI; this comes from the coding sequence ATGGTGCTAAATTACAAGGAAGCAGCTATTTTGTTGCCAAATAGCATGGCAGGCATCTACATTCATATTCCTTTTTGCAAACAAGCATGTGTCTATTGCAATTTTCATTTTTCTACCAATATGAAGCTAAAAGGTGTATTGCTTGATGCCCTTCTCGAAGAAATAACGCTTAAATCAAACTACTTAAATGGAGCCTTGATCCAAACCATCTATTTTGGCGGCGGGACGCCATCGCTACTGACTGATTTCGAAATCAGACAAATACTCGATCGAATAGCAAAACACCACCCTATCGACCCGGGAGTAGAAATCACTTTTGAGTCCAATCCTGATGACCTTCATCCAGCTTATCTCAAAGAACTCTATGAGATCGGTATCAATAGATTGAGCATCGGCATACAATCTTTTATACCTGAAGATATGACCTATATGCATCGGGCGCACACTCCTAGTCAATCCATTGAAGCAGTTCTGTATAGCCAGGATGCTGGTTTTGGCAATATCAGTGTAGATTTGATCTATGGGGTGCCCCACTCTACTATACAGACCTGGCAGAAAAACCTCGCGAAAGTTTTTGAATTAAAAGTGCAGCACCTATCTTGTTATGCACTCACCATTGAGCCAAGGACCGCCCTCGCCCATAAAATTAAAATGAATCTCGCGCCGGCGCCTGATGATGAAGAGACGATCTCCCAGCTAAATCACCTCATGGACCTAAGTCCTCAATATGGATTTGAACAATACGAGATTTCTAATTATTCCTTGCACGGATTTAGATCCAGGCACAACAGTAGCTATTGGCACGGTGATCACTACCTCGGGCTAGGGCCTTCGGCCCACTCCTATGATGGCAATTCCCGACACTGGAATGTAGCCAATAATGCAACCTATATTCAAAATATCCGGGAGGGTCGTCCATATTTTGAACAGGAGACACTCAATGATTCTATGAGATACAATGAATATATCATGACCAGCATCCGAACCAAAGAAGGGATATCATTTCAAAAAATTGATGAACAATTCAAGCCTCACTTCGTAAGTTTGATTTCAAAGTGGCTAGAGCAAGGCTTCATTACCAAAAAGTCAGCGTTTTATTCGCTGACAAGAATGGGTGTTTTTATAGCGGACAAGATTAGTGCTGACCTGTTCATTTAA
- a CDS encoding 4'-phosphopantetheinyl transferase superfamily protein — MPQIFHFQDLNQTVTVWKILEPISFFIDHLPSELHSLPFKIEAKNLEWLAARYLLYQLLDSPIIKKDANKKPVLVGDQRYISISHTSDIAAVMVATKPCGIDVEKDLPRIHRIAHKFLSPEKLSLIKGPKNQSLLYQVWCAKEAMYKAYGLGGLDFKHDLTVDLNALLKGQASFNGQLSRSQILVKFLLKYEKPAEEYHLVYGTVV, encoded by the coding sequence ATGCCTCAGATATTTCACTTTCAAGACTTAAATCAGACTGTAACGGTGTGGAAAATTCTCGAGCCAATTTCATTTTTTATAGACCATCTTCCGTCGGAGCTACATTCTCTTCCATTCAAAATAGAAGCAAAAAACCTGGAGTGGCTGGCTGCAAGATACCTATTATATCAATTACTAGACAGCCCCATTATAAAGAAAGATGCTAACAAAAAGCCAGTGCTGGTTGGAGACCAAAGGTATATATCTATCAGCCATACCAGCGATATCGCTGCTGTCATGGTGGCCACCAAACCCTGTGGTATAGATGTAGAAAAAGATCTACCTCGTATTCATCGGATCGCTCACAAGTTTTTAAGCCCTGAAAAACTAAGCTTGATCAAAGGTCCCAAAAATCAAAGCTTATTATACCAGGTATGGTGTGCCAAAGAGGCTATGTATAAAGCCTATGGGTTGGGCGGACTTGATTTTAAACATGACCTCACCGTAGACCTTAACGCACTATTAAAAGGGCAGGCTTCGTTTAATGGGCAATTGAGCAGAAGTCAAATACTAGTTAAATTTCTATTGAAATATGAAAAACCAGCTGAAGAGTATCACCTTGTCTACGGTACGGTCGTATAA
- a CDS encoding PASTA domain-containing protein produces the protein MILFLLTLLMITSWWLKCYTRHGQSITLPDFVGKSMEEAAQMASKHDFVLVKVDSLFKVDQPGSMILQQTPIAGSFVKEDRKVYLVVTKHGADLVPVSSLPKLYGQSFEVKKSELQRGFDIKSNIAGYVYDAGPVNYIMMVIYQGDTILSSKINRQEYKLPRGATLDFILSTDTGADIPVPNVVCMTYDAAQFLLSSMGLIIEQIEEDVIDDINASYIIHQEPIFDQDSKMKSGDTIRIFLNNKKPVSCPD, from the coding sequence ATGATTTTATTTTTGTTGACATTATTGATGATCACCTCCTGGTGGCTCAAATGTTACACCAGGCATGGGCAAAGCATCACCCTACCTGACTTTGTGGGCAAAAGTATGGAGGAAGCTGCTCAGATGGCCTCCAAACACGATTTTGTATTGGTAAAAGTGGATTCGTTGTTTAAAGTGGACCAGCCTGGCTCTATGATATTACAACAAACGCCTATAGCCGGATCTTTCGTCAAAGAAGACCGAAAAGTATACCTGGTGGTGACAAAGCATGGTGCTGATCTTGTCCCGGTGTCTTCTCTTCCTAAGCTGTATGGGCAAAGTTTTGAAGTAAAAAAATCAGAATTGCAACGAGGATTTGATATCAAAAGCAATATCGCAGGATATGTCTACGATGCAGGTCCGGTCAATTATATCATGATGGTGATCTACCAGGGGGATACCATCCTTAGTTCTAAAATCAATAGGCAAGAGTACAAACTACCAAGAGGGGCCACCCTTGATTTTATTCTTTCTACAGATACAGGTGCAGACATACCGGTGCCCAATGTGGTATGTATGACTTATGACGCCGCCCAGTTTTTGCTTTCCAGCATGGGCTTGATCATAGAACAGATCGAAGAAGATGTGATCGATGACATCAATGCCAGCTACATCATCCATCAGGAGCCGATTTTTGACCAGGACAGTAAAATGAAAAGTGGCGACACTATTAGAATATTTCTCAATAATAAAAAACCGGTATCTTGTCCAGACTAA
- the scpA gene encoding methylmalonyl-CoA mutase: MHRPIKFASIPLRSDLFIPELSSREHVVEYGGFEPFTNGPYATMYLARPWTIRQYAGFSTAEESNQFYKENLAAGQKGLSVAFDLATHRGYDSDHVRVSGDVGKAGVAIDSVEDMKILFNNIPLDNISVSMTMNGAVIPILAFFIVAADEQGVSKEKLSGTIQNDILKEFLVRNTYIYPPVGSMRLVTDIFRYANDYMPKFNTISVSGYHMLEAGAPPELELAFTLADGYEYLMYGKKAALEIDEFAPQFSFFFGIGMDYWLEVAKLRAARVLWSRLVTNAGGKMERSKLLRTHCQTSGWSLTQRDIDNNVTRTTIEALAAIGGLTQSLHTNSMDEAIALPTVETAEVARNTQLYLQRKSGLTQWADIMSGSQYVEQITNELLEKSQKIIEEVLDQGGMTKAILTGYAKNKIESAAAVRQARIDAGDEKIIGVNFLNQENEFWPETLSVSHEKVLSTQLKRLQEIKSARNEKAVQKALKKITQACAREGQNILECAIEAARMRATLGEISKAIENHFGRYRAPVSGVSKIYGTNSMKNKYFKKAMTAVLAFEQKNGRRPRILVAKIGQDGHDRGAKIIASGFADIGFDVDIGPLFQTPEETARQAVENDVHFIGISTLAGAHLSLIPELILKLKEYRRQDILVIAGGIIPPQDHQVLFDKGVIALFGPGTNLAEAACKILALMT; this comes from the coding sequence ATGCATCGACCCATTAAATTTGCATCCATTCCGTTACGATCAGATTTGTTTATCCCAGAGCTATCCTCGAGAGAGCATGTCGTGGAATATGGCGGATTTGAGCCATTCACCAATGGCCCCTATGCCACTATGTACCTGGCCAGACCATGGACTATCAGACAATATGCAGGATTCTCTACAGCAGAAGAGAGTAATCAGTTTTATAAAGAGAATCTTGCTGCAGGACAAAAAGGGTTGAGTGTTGCATTTGACCTGGCGACTCACAGAGGTTATGATTCAGATCATGTCAGAGTCAGTGGTGATGTAGGTAAAGCCGGTGTGGCCATTGACTCCGTAGAGGATATGAAAATTCTCTTCAACAATATTCCGCTGGATAATATATCAGTGTCCATGACGATGAATGGAGCAGTCATTCCGATTCTTGCATTTTTTATCGTAGCAGCTGATGAGCAAGGTGTCTCAAAAGAAAAATTGAGTGGCACGATTCAAAATGATATTCTCAAAGAGTTTTTAGTCCGCAATACTTATATCTATCCTCCCGTAGGATCCATGCGACTGGTGACCGATATTTTTCGGTATGCCAATGATTATATGCCAAAATTTAATACCATCAGTGTAAGTGGATACCATATGCTTGAAGCAGGCGCTCCACCTGAGCTTGAATTGGCATTTACGTTGGCAGACGGTTATGAATATTTGATGTATGGCAAAAAAGCAGCTCTCGAAATCGATGAGTTTGCACCGCAGTTTTCATTTTTTTTCGGGATAGGGATGGATTATTGGTTAGAAGTGGCCAAGCTAAGGGCAGCCAGAGTGTTGTGGTCCCGGCTGGTCACCAACGCTGGAGGAAAAATGGAGAGATCTAAATTATTGAGAACCCATTGCCAGACATCTGGATGGTCCCTGACCCAGAGAGATATTGATAATAATGTCACTCGCACGACTATCGAAGCATTGGCAGCTATAGGTGGTCTCACGCAGTCACTGCATACCAATTCCATGGATGAAGCTATTGCGCTACCCACAGTCGAAACTGCCGAAGTAGCACGCAATACACAACTTTATCTACAACGAAAGTCTGGACTTACACAATGGGCTGATATCATGAGTGGGAGTCAATATGTGGAGCAAATAACAAATGAATTACTGGAAAAGAGTCAGAAAATTATAGAAGAAGTACTAGATCAAGGTGGAATGACCAAAGCTATACTAACAGGGTATGCTAAAAACAAAATTGAATCTGCGGCTGCGGTAAGACAAGCAAGGATAGATGCAGGCGACGAAAAAATAATTGGAGTCAATTTTTTAAATCAGGAAAATGAATTTTGGCCTGAGACCTTAAGTGTATCTCATGAGAAGGTATTGTCCACCCAGTTAAAGCGACTTCAAGAAATCAAATCTGCCCGTAATGAAAAAGCAGTACAAAAAGCACTAAAAAAGATTACTCAAGCCTGTGCCAGAGAAGGTCAAAATATTTTGGAGTGCGCTATCGAAGCTGCAAGGATGCGGGCTACATTGGGAGAAATATCCAAAGCTATTGAAAATCATTTTGGCAGATATCGTGCTCCGGTATCAGGCGTAAGTAAAATATATGGCACGAACAGCATGAAAAATAAATACTTTAAGAAGGCAATGACTGCAGTCCTGGCATTTGAACAAAAAAATGGTCGCCGACCGAGGATCCTGGTTGCTAAAATAGGGCAAGATGGGCATGATCGTGGTGCCAAAATCATTGCATCCGGATTTGCTGATATTGGCTTTGATGTGGACATCGGCCCTTTGTTTCAAACCCCTGAGGAGACTGCCAGACAAGCTGTCGAAAACGATGTCCATTTCATTGGCATCTCTACCCTGGCGGGAGCCCATCTAAGCCTCATCCCGGAACTGATTCTTAAACTGAAAGAATATCGCCGGCAAGATATACTGGTGATTGCTGGAGGTATTATTCCTCCACAAGATCATCAGGTTTTATTTGATAAGGGAGTCATCGCTTTATTTGGGCCTGGTACCAATTTGGCTGAGGCAGCTTGTAAGATCTTAGCTTTGATGACTTAA